In the Harmonia axyridis chromosome 3, icHarAxyr1.1, whole genome shotgun sequence genome, one interval contains:
- the LOC123675309 gene encoding uncharacterized protein LOC123675309, which translates to MGASLDELASTLILENFYNLKKEFSSLHDSEFELLTRKGTFCYDYMTDLDKLNDTALPSINEFHNKLTNSHIDAETYHHAQTVWKTFKIKSLGEYSDLYMKTDILLLADVMENFRKTALETYKLDPAWYYTMPGYTWDCMLKYTKCKLQILKDIDMVMFVERGIRGGISCCMHRLSEANNPQMDNFDTSKPESYLLYLDVNNLYGWAMSQYLPFGDFEWCDTSVDVSIVPDDGPEGYILQVDLEYPQHLHDLHKDLPLCPEHSVPPGSKLPKLLCTLSDKKDYIIHYRNLKTVLELGLRLIKIKKVLKFKQSPWLKPYIDLNTELRAKATTKFGKNQFKFANNAIFGKTMENIRLHRVVRLVNRYEGRFGAKNLIASPRFHSRTVFGEDLMAIELKKNELLFNKPLYIGMAILDISKVCMYNFHYKYMLPKNPDGCKIMYIDTDSFFYEIRGCNPYELIKMDCYTHFDTSDYPKTNAFNIPLVNKKVPGLMKDEVNGEIITHFAGLRSKMYAFKVQGGKITKKSKGVKNYVVKNHLTFDDYVKCLKENEKLVLPQNTIGSFAHDIYSIQQSKIVLSAQDDKRYLIPSSFDTLPWGHYSLQPHTSSLLF; encoded by the coding sequence ATGGGGGCTAGTTTGGATGAATTAGCTTCTACTTtaattctcgaaaatttttaCAATCTTAAGAAAGAATTTTCAAGTTTGCACGATAGTGAGTTTGAGCTGCTAACTAGAAAGGGTActttttgttatgattatatGACTGACCTGGACAAGTTAAACGATACAGCACTACCATCAATCAAtgaatttcataataaattaaCCAACTCACACATTGATGCTGAAACCTACCATCATGCTCAAACCGTTTGGAAAACATTCAAGATAAAATCGTTAGGTGAATATAGTGATCTTTACATGAAAACAGATATACTTTTGCTCGCTGACGTAATGGAGAATTTTCGGAAAACAGCTTTAGAGACATACAAACTCGATCCGGCATGGTACTACACTATGCCCGGTTACACCTGGGACTGTATGCTAAAGTATACTAAATGTAAACTACAGATACTTAAAGATATTGATATGGTTATGTTTGTGGAACGGGGTATACGTGGGGGAATCAGTTGCTGCATGCATAGACTATCTGAAGCTAATAATCCCCAAATGGATAATTTCGACACATCAAAACCCGAGTCATATTTACTTTATCTTGatgtaaataatttatatggatGGGCGATGAGTCAATATTTACCATTTGGAGATTTTGAATGGTGCGATACGTCTGTTGATGTGAGCATTGTTCCTGATGATGGTCCAGAAGGATACATCCTTCAGGTGGATCTGGAATATCCGCAACATCTGCATGATCTACATAAAGATCTACCACTGTGTCCGGAGCACAGCGTCCCTCCTGGTTCAAAGTTGCCAAAATTACTATGCACACTCTCCGATAAAAAAGATTACATTATTCATTATCGCAATTTGAAGACAGTGTTAGAATTGGGGTTGAGATTGATAAAGATtaaaaaagttttgaaatttaaacaatCTCCTTGGCTGAAACCCTATATCGATCTCAATACAGAACTACGAGCAAAGGCAACAACCAAATTTGgtaaaaatcaatttaaatttgCAAATAACGCCATTTTTGGTAAAACTATGGAAAATATTCGACTACACAGGGTAGTTCGTCTGGTAAATCGCTATGAAGGTCGTTTCGGAGCCAAAAATCTGATAGCATCGCCAAGATTCCATAGTCGTACTGTTTTCGGTGAGGATTTAATGGCGATCGAACTCAAAAAGAATGAGCTTTTGTTCAATAAACCTCTATATATAGGTATGGCTATTCTTGATATTTCAAAGGTGTGTATGTATAATTTTCACTATAAGTATATGCTACCTAAAAATCCTGATGGTTGTAAGATTATGTATATTGATACCGactcatttttttatgaaattagaGGTTGTAACCCATACGAACTCATTAAAATGGATTGTTATACACACTTTGATACTAGTGATTACCCTAAAACCAATGCTTTCAACATTCCATTGGTGAATAAAAAGGTACCAGGTTTAAtgaaagatgaagtgaatggTGAAATTATCACACATTTTGCGGGTTTAAGATCTAAAATGTATGCTTTCAAGGTTCAAGGgggaaaaatcacaaaaaaatcaaaGGGTGTGAAAAATTATGTTGTCAAAAACCACTTGACTTTTGATGATTATGTGAAATGTctcaaagaaaatgaaaaactggTTTTACCCCAAAATACAATCGGCTCCTTTGCACATGACATCTATTCAATTCAGCAATCGAAAATAGTATTGAGTGCACAAGACGACAAACGCTACTTAATTCCTTCATCTTTTGATACGTTACCTTGGGGTCATTATTCACTACAACCACACACATCATCACTACTATTTTGA